The window TTCTGGAATAGATTCTATTTTTATTTTTATATCCTCTACAATAAAATCGGCAACAGGGCAGGCTGGGGAAGTCAAACTCATAGTGATAGTTACATTCTTGTTATCATCAATATTTACATCATAAACCAACCCTAAATCGTAAATATTTACTTGAATTTCAGGGTCACAAATTGTTCTGAGCGTCGTCACTATCTGTTTTTCCAATTCCATTAATAGAATTTCATAAAAAAAGTTGATATAAGCAAATGTAAGGATTTATTACCTATAATCAATGCCTATTTAGATTGTAAGAAAATCAAACAATAATATTACTAAGGATCTATGTTGAGATTACCCTTCTTTTTCAAATTCCTTATCCTTATATGTAAAATGCTGAAATGATTATTTGGAGATTTGTGAAAAATATTAAAATTGACCAGATAGTAAATTCTCTGTTTTTTTAAACAGAGTCATATTTCTTCAAGTATTTCGCAACCAAAATTCTATTTATTTAAAGTTTAAAACAAAAGAGATGAAAAAAGTGCCAAGGCTTGGAATTAAAAATAATTGTTTTTTAGATTATTTTTTAGATTATACAAAGGATCAGTAAATTTAAAATTAAAAGGGTTGGAATAAAATTTTAGTCTCTTTGCAATATTTGTAATTGGCTTACATCCAGTTTAGTTATATGTTTTTAATAAAAAACAATGAATTCATTTCTTTTCCACATATGATATGTTACTGCTTTGCCTCCACAAGAAAATGATTTAAACTAAATGCTTCCTATTCCAGCAAATAAATCAAGAACCATATCGTTTTCAAAATCAAAACGAGACTTTTGTATATTTCAAAATGTGTACTTTGTCACATTGACAAAAATAAACTTATTAAACATGTGTATAATTTATCGTGATAATTAACAATTACTTATGAGAAAAAGGAAGTGAAAGGTATTATTATAGATGGATTAAAATTACATATTCAGATCTTAGCCCATTTTTAAGATATACTAACAAAATGAGAAGATAGACAACAAAAGAATGGAGTTTTCTCTTTTTTGAAGGGAAAAGAAAGAATGGTTGCTTCAATCCCGTTCAACCTAGACAGTAGCATTACTTCTATGGAATGCCAGAACGAACAAAATGATTTTTAATGCTCCAATATGTATGAGAGAAAGTAAAACTAGACAGTTCTTTATTTGGCCAATACAAATCCAAACAAGTAACTTCCCTGCACCGTACAATAAGATAATCTTTGATTATATCATGAACAAAACTTCTGCACAATGGTCAATAGATGATTGCTACCTCACACCAAAAAGTATACCGTAATTATCAATGATATTTAGTCACATTTCCACTACATCTATATTAAGACGTAGCTATTATTACATCAAAGTTCAAAAGAGTTGTCTAGTTTTAGGAGGAACTGATAATTAGAGATAATCTCTACCGCACTCTACCGCAAATTTTAGCTTTTTCGGTTTTGAGTTTGTTCAATAGATTGTTCTTGGAATCTTCTCTGCGTGCTTCGATTCCCATATTCAACACTCCTCCCATCGCTTTTCATCACCATTCTTGTATAATTCATAGAAATGAACTAAAGTATGTGATGAATTCCAGCTAGTAAAAGTGAAGCCGGATACTCCCACTCAAAAAATTCAATGTTTGATCCGTGATGACAAAAAAAATCCTCTTCACCACCCACAGAGAGGCCTCAGTAGAGGTGTTAGTCCATAGGACAGACAATCCCAGCCTGTGCTAGCTTTTGTACATTTTTTTTGATTCTTCTTTCTCTACAATAAATACTCTGTCTAAAATTAATTCTGTGAATTACGTAGACACACACGATAGTTCTGAGGTGTCATACCGAGAGCATTATCTATTCCCCTCCAGTAATGTTCTCCATCCTTGTCTTTATTTGAGGTAATAGAAAATATAATCATTCATTGGCAAGTTTCCCGTAAACTATTACCAACTTATATAGTATCCCTTCTCTGAAACAAATCGTGACTTAATGAATTTCACCGATTAACATAAGCGATTCAGATAGTGGAGCTTCTCCTTCTATCCAATGGAAACATAAAGTTCTTCAATGAGAAGAGTGTAAATAACAATGCAACTAAGATTAGTTTTTTCATAGTTTAGTTTAGTTTAGTTTAGTTTAGTTTTACAATTGATTTACTTTTATATATATCTCTTCAACCTTAACTTTCGAATAAAGTTCAAGCGATAGAACAACTCTATCTGTAATTATCAAAAAATTGATTCCGAATATACTATTTATGTTATTCAACATAACATAATACGTTATTTCTAATGTATTCACAAAACATAAGGTAATCACAGAGAGAAATCTATGTCTGGTACAGCTTTTACTTCCACTCTATTGTTCTCGTTCTCTTGTTCTCTATATTAAAAAATTTAACATGTATTTCAACTGAATGTCTGACTTCCTTTCTGAACCTGTCCTGTACTTGATTGATTGATTGTATTCTACAAAATGCATCGTATCCTTCTTCGACTGGTAATGAGAGTGACACATCAACATAAATATCTCCCCTCAGAAATTACCGGTGTCTTTAAACTTCGTTTCTGTATTCTCACTCTTGAACTTATGGTAGATTTTAGTTCCATTCTCACACATATCACACACAAACAGCCCGGAATACAGCAATGGATCACTTTTCTCTTTGCTCAAAGAAAAGAGGGAGGGAGCAGTAGCAACATTCCAACTTTCTTCATCGTTTCCTAACATTTGATAATGGGATATATAAAGAACTTGCGCTAACGACACATTTAAAATTAATAGATACCCCTCATGTAGCTTGTACTCCCCATTGTCCTTTGTCAAGGCAAATATTCAATCTTATACGGAAAAGTTTGCCCCATGGAAAGACTATCGGTACGAAATAGTCCCAAAAGGGAAGATTAGACCTGTTAACCATAGCTACTTTGGATATATCAACCACTTTCATCAAGACACTGACATTTATATGAATATGGGAAAGATGAAAATACAACTCGCAGAACTCGCAATGCCCTGCCCTTTACTTCAAAAAGTAAAGGGCAGGAAACACTAGTACAAGTACAAGCACTAGCTTTAGTGTGATAAAAACAATTTAATACATTTTTATTTTTCTAAATTCCTATACATTGCCACTTTACATCTCATTATCCTGCTCGAAAAACAGCCTTGATAAACGAACTTATAAATGGCACACTTGCATGTGAATTGTTCAATTACCACCTTGTAATACTTGATAGATTTAATTCTGCTTTCTACTATTGCCTGATAAAGACAATCATATTTTCTTTCTTATATCTTCTCCCCATAATAGTTTTTTTCGCAAGGTATTGTAAAAATTTTGATTAAATCTTTTGACAACTTTAATGGTAAAATCTGATTTTTTTGCCTGAAATTCGCTACCAGATGGAAAGATTTCTGAACGTCCATCTAAAGAAACCAAAAAATTTTTACTGCGAGATTCTACTATAAATCGTATTTCATAATCTTCAGGAATAACTAAAGGACGTACATTCAGAGAATGAGGGGCAACTGGACTTAAAACAAAATTATGAGCTTGTGGTATGATAATTGGACCATTTACGCTTAAATTATATGCTGTAGAACCACTTGGAGTTGCTAACAATAAACCATCTGCCAAATATTCAGTTAAAAATATATCATTTAGATAAGTACAAATAGAAATCATAGATGAAGTATCCCGTTTTAAAATAGCAATTTCATTTAAAGCACAGTTGTATTGTTCACGAAATTGTGGTGAAGTTTCTATTTGTAATAGGCTTCGTTCTTCTATACGATATTTTCCCTGAAAAATTTCATCTATTGTTTCAGTAATTTCAGATGTATTTATATCGGCAAGAAATCCTAAATGACCTGTATTTATTCCCAAAATTGGAATATTTCTATGGCCCACCCAAGCCACTGTCCTCAAAAAAGTTCCATCACCACCTAAACTGAAAACCATATCGAACAGAAACATCTCCCGATGAACAAAGCCTTCTATTTTGGGTGTAAAAGCAAAATATTTGGATAAGTAATTATAAAAAAACTCATCTATCCAAATTTTCGCTCCTAGTTCTGATAAATAGTCAAAAAGACTTTTAATAAAGCTTTGTTTACTTGTCTGATAATCGCCTCCAAATATTCCTATTTTCATAGCAATGAAAACATCTTTTTATCGTAAATTGCTATTGGTAACAAAGAACAAACTTCAACTCAAGGATAAAAGTCGTTTGCTTTAACCTAATATTTATTTAGATTTGTAAATCTATGTTTTATTTTGTATGAATTATAGTTGTAATGCCAATTATTTTTAGATGCAACGAATAAAGTTAAAACACATAATTCTCGAGATGAATTTTCAAAAGAAAATGTGGACTATAGTTTTATGCAGCTTGTATTTTGTTGAAGAGATTAGTATTTGAACATATGAATATGCATAATTCAGCAGTTAAGGGGCGTCTAAAACAAACTCAAAAACTATTGAAGGAGAGTGAAATCAAGTAGAAGATAGTGACACTTTAGGTATGTATTAAAATGAAAGATAACGTACAAGCTTTTATTTTCTTGGCAGAGGGCTTTGAAGAAATAGAGGCCATTAGTGTCATAGACATCATTCGTCGTAGTGAAATGAAAATAACAACCGTATCTATTACTGATAAAAATATAGTTACGGGGTCGCATAATGTTTCAATTGTAGCCGATAAATTATTTTCTGAAACCGATTTTTCTTACGGAGAAATATTAATACTCCCAGGAGGGATACCTGGCTCAGGGAATTTAAATGCTCATGAGGGGTTAAAAAAACTTCTCAAACAATATAATGCAGAGGGGAAGAAAATTGCAGCAATATGTGCAGCACCCTCGGTGTTAGGTGGGTTGCATCTACTACAAGGGAGAAAAGCAACGATTTATCCAGGATTTGAAGATAACCTATTAGGGGCGATTTATGTCGAAGATGGCGTAGTAAAAGATGACAATATCATTACCGGAAGAGGTCCGGCATTTGCCCTTGATTTTGCTTTGTCTATTATATCTGAATTGAAAGGTCAAAAAAAAGCAGAGGAAATTGCTATGAGTATATTGCTAAAATGCTAGGAATAGAAATGATTCTCCAATAGAATTAAGTGTGCACTGTCAGTTACGATTCAAAAATCCACTACTGCAATATTATACTATATCTAGTTCTATGAACGAACGAAAATCCGTGTATAAAACGAAGAATTTCAATTTAAGAAGCCCCGTTTACCTTAAAATTAATTAATCCTTTCGATCTACAATCTTCAATTTCATAGAAATCAGTAATAATTTTAGGAGTATTTTTTGGAGAAAAATTGATGTGCTAATTTCTCGAAAAATATAGCGAATGCATTTAATAGTAATTTGATTCAAACAATTATTTAGATTTTCAATTTTTACAAAAAATTTATTCTAAAAAATTTAGAATAAAAGCATAAGCATTTATAAGATTCTGAGGCGAAAAACGAACATTAGTAGAACTATCAGAAGGTAATAAGTTTGCATATATGCCTATTGGATGTAGACGCAAATTCGTGTAAAGTGTAAAAGCCCTTAATTCTAATTGTAAATATTCTACCAGGAAAACTGCAATTTTTGTTTCAACAGTAACTTTTAACAAATCGTTGGCAATAGGATTTTTGATATTGGAATCAAAAGTTTTTATTATTTTCCAACTAGTTAATACATCCTGTAAAGCTATACAATGTTGGATAAGTAAAACGCGTTTATCATTAATTGTTTTGCGGTATAGATTCAGAAAAAAAATAGATGCTAATAGCTTCTAAAACAATTTTGAAGATGCTAATAATAAAAATTATTTTCACTAATAAAATTATTTTCACGAGATACAGGAGAAAGCATTGTACCTGACAATAAGTATCTTACTTCCAATTTCGTAAATTGGCTCGAAGGGGTGATTTATCAATCATCATATCTTTTTACAATAATGGGGAATAAAATCTTACCTTTGCATAAAATTTGTGGTTCTGAAAAATTCCATTTTACAAGATCTTTACAAAGTGCACCCTGGAATAAAGCAAACCATACTTTCATTTGAAAATGAAAGCAATATTTATTTAAAAGGCTTATTAGGAAGTGCAAAAAGTTTGATTTGTTGTTGCATATTCAAAAAAATAAGAAATCGGAATTTACTTTGTGTATTAAACGACTTAGAGGAGGCGGGCTATTTTTATCACGATTGTTGCCAAGTTTTAGGAGAAAAAGACGTATTGTTCTTCCCCTCTCAGTTTAGGCGAAATATTCGGTATGGACAAAAAAATGCAGCAAATGAAATACTACGCATAGAAGTTTTAAGTCGGTTGAATAATGGGGGACAACCATGTATCATTGTTTCTTATCCAGATGCACTTGCAGAGAAAGTAGTTGATCCCAATAAATTAAAAAGCAATACATTAACAATAAACATTCATGAAAAAATAGATGTTTTATTTGTTATGGATGTGTTGAATTCCTACCATTTTGAACAGGTTGATTATGTATATGAACCTGGTCAATATGCAGTGAGAGGTTCTATTGTCGATGTATTTTCTTTTTCTAACGAATATCCTTATCGAATAGATTTTTTTGGAGATGAAATAGAAAGTATTCGTAGTTTTAACATTGAAACTCAATTATCTAAAGATAAACTAAATTCTATTTCTATTATTTCAGCGAATTCAGGCAATTCAAATACAACATTATTTTCTTATCTCCCTATAACAACAGGATTAATATTAAAAAAAGAGGATTGGATTTATGAAAGATTTCATTCTCTGTGGAATGAAATGCCCATATTAACTAACGAGGAAACTTTTTCATCTGTAGAACAGATGAAAAAGTTTCTAATTCCAGAAAAAACTATTCGGTCATTAATAACAAGCTATAAAAAAATTCATTTAGAGACTTCTTCTCACAGAAAAAAAGATACAATCATTGAGTTTTCTACTGAATTGCAAGTTTTTTACCATAAAAATTTTGATTTAGTATCTTCTTATTTGAAAGAAAAATTGCAGGAAAGCTATACTCTCTATATATTGAGTAGTAGTGAAAAACAAATCAAACGTATTAAATCCATTTTTGAAGATAGAGGAGATGTCATTCCATTTATACCCGTTCTCAATACACTTCATGCTGGATTTATAGATAAAACTTTGCGAATTTGCTTATTCACTGACCATCAATTATTTGATCGTTTTCATAAATATAATTTAAAATCAGAAAAAGTCCATTTAGGTAAAATCGCCCTGTCTTTGAAAGAATTACAACAGTTCCAAGTGGGAGATTATTTAGTGCATATAGACCATGGTATAGGTAAGTTTGGAGGATTAATTCGAACAGAAACTAATGGAAAAATGCAGGAAGTTGTCAAAATGACTTTTCTTAACGAAGATACTATTTTCACCAGTATCCACAATCTACATAAAATTTTCAAGTATAAAGGGAAAGATAATGAACCTCCACGATTGAATAGGTTAGGTTCAAGGGTATGGGAGAATTTAAAAGAAAAAACAAAAAAGAAAGTTAAAGATATTGCTAAAGATCTTATTCAACTTTATTCAAAAAGAAGAGAAGAAAAAGGTTTTGCTTTTTCTTCTGATACTTATCTACAAAAAGAATTAGAAGCTTCTTTCTTTTACGAAAATACTCCAGACCAAGCAAAAGTAAACATGGAGATTAAAAAAGATATGGAAAACATTAGACCAATGGACCGTTTGGTTTGTGGTGATGTTGGATTTGGCAAAACTGAACTAGCTATCCGTGCTGCATTCAAAGCAGTAACAGATAGTAAACAAGTAGCAGTTTTAGTCCCTACTACACTTTTAGCTTTTCAACACTACAATACTTTTAAGGAAAGATTATCCAATTTCCCTGTAACAATAAATTACATTTCAAGAGCAAGAACTACTAAGGATAGTAAAACTATTATCAAAAAATTGAAAGAAGGAACAATTGATATCTTAATAGGAACACATAGAATAGTTAGTAAAGATGTACAATTCAAAGATTTAGGATTATTGATTATAGATGAAGAACAAAAATTTGGAGTAGAGGTAAAAGAAAAATTGAAACAAATGAAAACCAACATCGATTCGCTTACTTTAACAGCTACTCCTATTCCTCGTACGTTACAATTTAGTTTAATGGGAGCAAGAGATATATCTAACATATCTACTCCACCACCTAATCGATATCCAATTCATACAGAATTGCATCGCTTCGAAAAAAATATTATCCGTGAAGCTATCAATTTTGAAATGAGTCGTAACGGTCAGATTTTTATTATCAATAATCGTATTTCCAATTTAGGGGACCTAAAAGATTTGGTAAAAAAAGAGATTCCAGATGGAAGAATTGCTATTGGACACGGGCAAATGGAATCTACTAAATTGGAACAAATTATCACTGATTTTGTCAATTATGAATATGATATTTTGATTTCAACTTCTATCATTGAAAATGGTATTGATATTCCAAATGCTAATACGATTATTATAAATAATGCACAAAATTTTGGATTAAGTGATTTACATCAATTGCGAGGCCGCGTAGGACGAGGTAACCGTAAAGCATTCTGTTATCTACTTTGCCCTCCCCTTTCCAATTTAACGCCCAAAACTGTAAGGCGTTTGCATGCCATTGAAGGTTTTTCAGAACTAGGAAGTGGAATTCATATCGCCATGCAAGATCTAGACATTCGTGGAGCAGGGGATATACTTGGAGCTGAACAAAGCGGATTTATTGCCGATTTAGGTTACGAAACCTATCAAAAAATATTATCCGAAGCTATTCAAGAATTAAAAAATGAAAAATTTAGTAATCTTTATAAAGACGAAAATCAAATCGATACAGGCGAAAATTATGTTATGGAAACTAATTTAGAGAGCGACTTAGAAATATATTTTCCTACATCCTATGTTCCCAATGATTCTGAACGTATTCTACTCTACCGTGAATTAGATACAATAGAAGAAGAACATATGGAACAATTTCGTATCAAGCTGCAAGATAGATTTGGTAAAATTCCTGCTAAAGTAGAAGAATTAATACTAATTGTACGACTTCGCAGGATGGCCAAAAAATCAGGTATAGAAAAAATAGTACTCAAAGATGGTAAAATGATATTGTATTTAGTCAAAAATTTCGATTCTCCATATTATCAAAGTAAATCATTTGACCAAATTTTGGAATTTGCTAAGACTAATTATAAATACTGTAATATTTTAGAAAAAAATAATCGCCGAATGTTGAGTATTCAAAATATCAGTACAGTAGAAAAAGCAGTAAAGATTTTGGAAGAAATCAAGAAGTGAATATGGACTACGAACAAACCGTTGAGTACATTTACAACACTTCTCCTATGTTTCAACAAATAGGAGGTAATGCTTACAAGAAAGGAATGGAAAATTCTTTCCTAATCGATAAATACCTGAATCATCCACACACTAAATATAAAACTATCCATATAGCAGGAACGAATGGGAAAGGGTCTACTTCTCATCTATTAGCATCCGTTTTGCAAGAATCCAATTATAAAGTAGGACTTTACACCTCACCACATCTATTAGATTTCAGAGAAAGAATAAAAATAAATGGTAGTTCTATAAACAAGAATTTTGTAATTAATTTTATCGCTAAATACAAATTTTTCTTTGAATCCATCCAACCTTCATTTTTTGAATTAACAACAGCTATGGCTTTTTCCTATTTTGCAGAACAGGCAATAGATGTTGCTGTTATTGAAGTTGGGTTAGGTGGAAAATTAGATTGTACCAATCTAATTACTCCTGTCTTAAGTATCATTACTAATATCAGTTTTGACCATACTAATTTATTAGGAAATACCCTAACCCAAATTGCGAAAGAAAAAGCAGGAATAATTAAACCTAATATTCCTGTAATTATTGGCAAAGCAGAGGAGAAGGTAAAAAAAGTATTTCTAGATTTAAAGCGTAAAGCGCAAAATACAAAATTTATATTTGCACAAGAAGAAAACTTTATTCTTTCTTCTAAACTCTTGCTCTCTGGATATTGGCAATTAAATACAAAAGAATACCCTAATTTGATCAATGAACTAGGAGGGTATGCTCAAATACAAAATGCAGTAACAACTCTATGCGCTATCAAGATTCTGAAAAGAGATGTTCTAAACATACCGCCCCAAGCTGTATATAGAGGATTTCGTTATGTGACAGCAAACACCGGAATCAAAGGACGTTGGCAAATATTACAATACGCTCCAAAAATTCTGTTGGACATAGGACACAATATTGGAGGATTAGAATATGTTGTACAACAATTAGAATCAGAAAAATATGACAAACTTCATATTATCTTTGGTATAGTTAGTGATAAAGATATTTTATCTATTCTCCAAATTCTACCTAAAAATGCTATTTACTACTTTACACAGGCAAATATTCCTCGCGCGTTGAATGCACAAACATTAATGAACTATGCCAAATCTTTCGGTTTAAGAGGAAGAAATTATTCCACAGTTACTCATGCATTTGCCTCTGCAAAACTTTCTGCCACGAAAGAAGATGTTATTTTTATAGGTGGAAGTACATTTGTTGTTGCTGATGCATTATTAGCTGTTCAAAATTTTCAGTAAATTCTAAAACAAATTATACAGTTGTGCCAAGGGAAGTTTTTTTGCCGGCTTTACGGAAATAAGTACACCATCTATTGATACCTCAAATGTTTTTGAATCAATATCAATACAAGGCATATAATTATTCAACTTCAAGTCATTCTTTGAAATCACACGACAACCTTTTACAACAGTTAACATTTTATTAAGTCCATATCCTTTGATAGCTTCGATTGAAGCTTCACTGATAAACAAACAAGAGGTCGCAGAAGCTGCATTCCCAAATGCACCATACATAGGACGAGAAATATAAGGTTCTGGAGTAGGAATAGAAGCATTAGGATCACCCATCTGTGCATAGGCTATCATTCCTCCTTTTATAACTATATCAGGTTTCGTTCCAAAAAATTCAGGTCGCCAAAGAACAAGATCTGCCAATTTCCCCTTTTCAACAGAACCAACTATGTGAGATAATCCATGTGCAAGAGCAGCATTAATTGTATACTTAGCAATATATCTTCTTACGCGATAATTATCATTTCCTGTCATTTGGTCTTCTGAAAGGAACCCTCGTATTTCTTTCATACGTGAGGCAATTTGCCATGTACGGCAAATTACTTCCCCTATACGACCCATAGCCTGGGAGTCAGAAGTAAAAATAGAAATAGCCCCCATGTCATGCAAGAAATCCTCTGCTCCAATCGTTTGCTGACGAATACGACTCTGAGCAAAAGAAATATCCTCAGGATTATTGAAGTCAAGATGGTGACATACCATTAACATATCCAGATGTTCATCTATTGTATTCAAACTATAGGGATTAGTTGGAGTAGTAGAAGAAGGAAGAATATTCGCATATTCACAAGCCTTCATAATATCTGGGGCATGTCCACCACCAGCACCTTCAACATGATAAGCATGTATTGTTCTTCCATCGATAGCACAAAGAGTGTCCTCAATATAACCACATTCATTGATGGAATCTGTATGAATACAGATCTGTACATCATATTCATCAGCAACTTTAAGACTTGTATCAATAACGGAAGGAGTAGACCCCCAATCCTCGTGAAGCTTCAAACCTAACGCTCCTGCTTTTATTTGGCCTTCAAGAGCTTTTGATTTACTAGAGTTACCTTTTCCAAGAAAACCAAAATTAATAGGAATATTATCGGTTGCTTCCATCATTTTACGAAGATACCAACCTGGAGTACAAGTAGTAGCATAAGTACCTGTAGCAGGTCCTGTTCCTCCTCCCACAAAAGTTGTAATACCAGAAGCCAAAGCTTCATCCGCTTGCTGAGGACTGATATAATGAACATGGGTATCAATAGCTCCTGCCGTCAAAATTCGTCCCTCCCCAGAAACAACCTCAGTAATCGTGCCAATAATAAGAGTAGGAGAAACTCCAGGTTGAATATGAGGGTTCCCCGCTTTACCAATGCCTTTTATTTTTCCATTTTTAATTCCTATATCAGCTTTATATATGCCCTTGTAATCAATAATCAAAGCATTGGTTATCACCATATCCAATACTTCCTCATCACAAAAACCCGATGCTTGTCCCATACCATCACGAATAACTTTACCACCACCAAAGACACATTCTTCCCCATAAGTAGTATAATCCTTTTCTACTTGTATTTTCAAATTTGTATCACCTAAAGTTACTATATCACCCGTAGTAATACCATACATAGAAGAATACAATTTTCTGTTTATCTGTGCCATAAAATTATCCCTTTTACGTATCCAAAATGAAACCTTGCTCTTTCATAGTAAGAGTTATTTCTTTTTGCTTGTGTTCAAACGAACCATTTACTAACCCACTCCCTCCCCATATTTGTTTATCACCAGCAATTTCTACTAATTCCACATTTTTAGTTTCTCCAGGAGGAAATAGAATGGTTGTCCCAGCAGGAATATTCAATCGAAAACCAATAGATGCTGAACGATCAAATAATAAAGCTTTATTAGTTTCTTCAAAACTACAATGTGAACCAACCTGTATGGAACGTGTCCCTGTATTAGTAACACAAAGTGTAATTGTGCGACGATTAGTATTGTAAAAAATAGGTTCATCCTTTGTTTCTATAAATCCAGGAATAACACCCATACTATTATCTGATTCTACTCTTTTAGAAGATTTAATTAAACCTGAACCATAAAGAGCAAATATTGAAGAAACAGTCTCATAACAAATGGGATGA of the Candidatus Azobacteroides pseudotrichonymphae genomovar. CFP2 genome contains:
- a CDS encoding bifunctional folylpolyglutamate synthase/dihydrofolate synthase, which codes for MDYEQTVEYIYNTSPMFQQIGGNAYKKGMENSFLIDKYLNHPHTKYKTIHIAGTNGKGSTSHLLASVLQESNYKVGLYTSPHLLDFRERIKINGSSINKNFVINFIAKYKFFFESIQPSFFELTTAMAFSYFAEQAIDVAVIEVGLGGKLDCTNLITPVLSIITNISFDHTNLLGNTLTQIAKEKAGIIKPNIPVIIGKAEEKVKKVFLDLKRKAQNTKFIFAQEENFILSSKLLLSGYWQLNTKEYPNLINELGGYAQIQNAVTTLCAIKILKRDVLNIPPQAVYRGFRYVTANTGIKGRWQILQYAPKILLDIGHNIGGLEYVVQQLESEKYDKLHIIFGIVSDKDILSILQILPKNAIYYFTQANIPRALNAQTLMNYAKSFGLRGRNYSTVTHAFASAKLSATKEDVIFIGGSTFVVADALLAVQNFQ
- a CDS encoding NAD kinase, whose translation is MKIGIFGGDYQTSKQSFIKSLFDYLSELGAKIWIDEFFYNYLSKYFAFTPKIEGFVHREMFLFDMVFSLGGDGTFLRTVAWVGHRNIPILGINTGHLGFLADINTSEITETIDEIFQGKYRIEERSLLQIETSPQFREQYNCALNEIAILKRDTSSMISICTYLNDIFLTEYLADGLLLATPSGSTAYNLSVNGPIIIPQAHNFVLSPVAPHSLNVRPLVIPEDYEIRFIVESRSKNFLVSLDGRSEIFPSGSEFQAKKSDFTIKVVKRFNQNFYNTLRKKLLWGEDIRKKI
- a CDS encoding DJ-1 family glyoxalase III, with the protein product MKDNVQAFIFLAEGFEEIEAISVIDIIRRSEMKITTVSITDKNIVTGSHNVSIVADKLFSETDFSYGEILILPGGIPGSGNLNAHEGLKKLLKQYNAEGKKIAAICAAPSVLGGLHLLQGRKATIYPGFEDNLLGAIYVEDGVVKDDNIITGRGPAFALDFALSIISELKGQKKAEEIAMSILLKC
- the mfd gene encoding transcription-repair coupling factor, whose protein sequence is MVLKNSILQDLYKVHPGIKQTILSFENESNIYLKGLLGSAKSLICCCIFKKIRNRNLLCVLNDLEEAGYFYHDCCQVLGEKDVLFFPSQFRRNIRYGQKNAANEILRIEVLSRLNNGGQPCIIVSYPDALAEKVVDPNKLKSNTLTINIHEKIDVLFVMDVLNSYHFEQVDYVYEPGQYAVRGSIVDVFSFSNEYPYRIDFFGDEIESIRSFNIETQLSKDKLNSISIISANSGNSNTTLFSYLPITTGLILKKEDWIYERFHSLWNEMPILTNEETFSSVEQMKKFLIPEKTIRSLITSYKKIHLETSSHRKKDTIIEFSTELQVFYHKNFDLVSSYLKEKLQESYTLYILSSSEKQIKRIKSIFEDRGDVIPFIPVLNTLHAGFIDKTLRICLFTDHQLFDRFHKYNLKSEKVHLGKIALSLKELQQFQVGDYLVHIDHGIGKFGGLIRTETNGKMQEVVKMTFLNEDTIFTSIHNLHKIFKYKGKDNEPPRLNRLGSRVWENLKEKTKKKVKDIAKDLIQLYSKRREEKGFAFSSDTYLQKELEASFFYENTPDQAKVNMEIKKDMENIRPMDRLVCGDVGFGKTELAIRAAFKAVTDSKQVAVLVPTTLLAFQHYNTFKERLSNFPVTINYISRARTTKDSKTIIKKLKEGTIDILIGTHRIVSKDVQFKDLGLLIIDEEQKFGVEVKEKLKQMKTNIDSLTLTATPIPRTLQFSLMGARDISNISTPPPNRYPIHTELHRFEKNIIREAINFEMSRNGQIFIINNRISNLGDLKDLVKKEIPDGRIAIGHGQMESTKLEQIITDFVNYEYDILISTSIIENGIDIPNANTIIINNAQNFGLSDLHQLRGRVGRGNRKAFCYLLCPPLSNLTPKTVRRLHAIEGFSELGSGIHIAMQDLDIRGAGDILGAEQSGFIADLGYETYQKILSEAIQELKNEKFSNLYKDENQIDTGENYVMETNLESDLEIYFPTSYVPNDSERILLYRELDTIEEEHMEQFRIKLQDRFGKIPAKVEELILIVRLRRMAKKSGIEKIVLKDGKMILYLVKNFDSPYYQSKSFDQILEFAKTNYKYCNILEKNNRRMLSIQNISTVEKAVKILEEIKK
- a CDS encoding metal-sulfur cluster assembly factor, whose protein sequence is MELEKQIVTTLRTICDPEIQVNIYDLGLVYDVNIDDNKNVTITMSLTSPACPVADFIVEDIKIKIESIPEVTSVEVKIVFEPKWNQEMMSEEARLEMGFL
- the ureC gene encoding urease subunit alpha — encoded protein: MAQINRKLYSSMYGITTGDIVTLGDTNLKIQVEKDYTTYGEECVFGGGKVIRDGMGQASGFCDEEVLDMVITNALIIDYKGIYKADIGIKNGKIKGIGKAGNPHIQPGVSPTLIIGTITEVVSGEGRILTAGAIDTHVHYISPQQADEALASGITTFVGGGTGPATGTYATTCTPGWYLRKMMEATDNIPINFGFLGKGNSSKSKALEGQIKAGALGLKLHEDWGSTPSVIDTSLKVADEYDVQICIHTDSINECGYIEDTLCAIDGRTIHAYHVEGAGGGHAPDIMKACEYANILPSSTTPTNPYSLNTIDEHLDMLMVCHHLDFNNPEDISFAQSRIRQQTIGAEDFLHDMGAISIFTSDSQAMGRIGEVICRTWQIASRMKEIRGFLSEDQMTGNDNYRVRRYIAKYTINAALAHGLSHIVGSVEKGKLADLVLWRPEFFGTKPDIVIKGGMIAYAQMGDPNASIPTPEPYISRPMYGAFGNAASATSCLFISEASIEAIKGYGLNKMLTVVKGCRVISKNDLKLNNYMPCIDIDSKTFEVSIDGVLISVKPAKKLPLAQLYNLF